The segment TGAAGGATCTGTGGATTAATACTCTATTTCTGGATCACAGCTGTTCCTAACatctacagttaaaaaaaagaaaaagaaaaaaaagctggctTGTTGGCCAGTGATATTATTCTTTTCAGATAGTTTTGATTTTGCTTTCCATGCTTTTAAGTTCTCTGAAGGCAGTCAAACTCTGACACATATTACAATACAGAAGATGCCAATAAAATGTCTGTTCATGAAaggttttagctttaagttgcAAGCATTTTGACTTGATGACTGTATGACTGTCAGTTTTTTCCTTAATAATGACCAAAGAGTAGGTTTAATTGGGAAGAGTTTTATTTGGTAACAGtgataacatttttaacagttAGGGATGccatttttaatgcaaattacCAGATAAACTGTTGATTGTCCAACTGATGCAGGCAGAAGGCAGTAAACACGCACTGGGGATCTTTCAGTCTCTGAAAACATCAAGTCTAAAGaggggttgcatttcctgctTTATTAAACTGAGTTGCTGTGGGTAGGCCTTTTTTCTGCATGAATAACAATATGCAGTACATTGCAAAACTATCACTACTAGGGATGGGCAAAATGGACTTGAAATTTGTCGCAGTATTGTCTGGTATTtatggaaataataataaatgaataataaaaagcattatGCTTCAACAAcggttcttttcttttcaaatcttttacTACATATAGTCAAGAGCCTCACACAGACAAATATTGCTCTAAGAATGACTCACCTATTGTTTAATATGCTGCTTTACGACAGCAATTATGTTCATTCAAGTTGTACAAAATAATTCTTCCTAGATACAACTGTATACAGTAACATCTTCCCAGCTACATACAGTACAGTAATGTCCTTGCAGTTACCTTAGAAGTAAAATCTTTAACACTAGGTCTGTTTCAAAACCTTTGGTCCCAGATCTTTGTGATACGGCAGTATTCCTGTGAATTATGCTCTCCGTGTTTGATGCAAAGTTGGGCTTATGAGACGCGTTTTGAGCAGTTTGAGCTACTTGGAACACATTAATGGCACCATGTTGTGTCTAATAAACAATGTTAAATGATTATGGGCCACAAGCTTTGCCTTCTAATAAACAGTCAATGCTTTCAATCTCGGACAGAGGGAGAGACAACCATGCAGACAACCATagcttttcattcatttaatttttgtctATTTGGGCCCCATCTCTTTTAAGACAGTGGTCCTGCCATTCATTCTCTCTCAGGTTGTCTGCGTTGAAGGAACACAGTGCTGCACTagctcttttgttgttgttttttgtgaatacttgaaactgcaaataaaacaagcgaaaagtgtaagaaaacaaaaagtgaaaaaaataaaattatatatatgtggatataatttaattttttgtttgttcttttttgtatatatatatatatatatatattttaattcccttttcaccctccgcgggtggtctctttcttttaaaaaaaaaaaaatatatatatgtatatatatatatatatacatatatatatatatataaacaaaaaagaaaacaaaacaaatataccAATTAACAAAGTCTAAGATAAACAGATAATACAAGCAGCCAAAAAAAGGGTAAAgcctgaagctgcagcttctAAATGCCCACCCCTCTCACATGTCATTATTATTTCACATATTTCACATCTCTTCAGGATGCCTCCTTTGAaggttttctgggcatgtcccactaGAGCCAACAGCAGAGAAGTACTTGGCCATAAAGTCTTCCACATGCTGTTTGCCAGACTGTCTTCAAcggtgtttttgtctttgccactcttccataaagctcagactgatgAACAACCTGATCAACAGCTGTtatagctcagtctctcccatctcacctgctgaagctggacctccttcagagagctctcAGGTgacttggtggtctctctcactattctccttcttcacgctcagtcagtttgtgaggacggcctgctcttggtagatttacatcATCAAGaaatattccttccatttcttgatgatggatttaacagaactcctggggatgtttatgACCTTGGAAAACCTTTGGTATTCATCctctgacttgtacttttcaataatattttctctgagttgaattaggacagtcactttataGGGGGGAAATATttattggtattactctgtagataTTTgattttgtggtgatttgggttttttctgtgttatggtttttgtttttgtttggtttgttggtttgcttggtttctgtcttgtctcttgtttcatgtttcatttgctcctcctcaatctctctttatctcctggccacacctacacctgtccccactttgtaatcacgtcacctgtctccatttacctaattatcctcagtctttaaaacccgctcattgccttccacactcNNNNNNNNNNNNNNNNNNNNNNNNNNNNNNNNNNNNNNNNNNNNNNNNNNNNNNNNNNNNNNNNNNNNNNNNNNNNNNNNNNNNNNNNNNNNNNNNNNNNNNNNNNNNNNNNNNNNNNNNNNNNNNNNNNNNNNNNNNNNNNNNNNNNNNNNNNNNNNNNNNNNNNNNNNNNNNNNNNNNNNNNNNNNNNNNNNNNNNNNNNNNNNNNNNNNNNNNNNNNNNNNNNNNNNNNNNNNNNNNNNNNNNNNNNNNNNNNNNNNNNNNNNNNNNNNNNNNNNNNNNNNNNNNNNNNNNNNNNNNNNNNNNNNNNNNNNNNNNNNNNNNNNNNNNNNNNNNNNNNNNNNNNNNNNNNNNNNNNNNNNNNNNNNNNNNNNNNNNNNNNNNNNNNNNNNNNNNNNNNNNNNNNNNNNNNNNNNNNNNNNNNNNNNNNNNNNNNNNNNNNNNNNNNNNNNNNNNNNNNNNNNNNNNNNNNNNNNNNNNNNNNNNNNNNNNNNNNNNNNNNNNNNNNNNNNNNNNNNNNNNNNNNNNNNNNNNNNNNNNNNNNNNNNNNNNNNNNNNNNNNNNNNNNNNNNNNNNNNNNNNNNNNNNNNNNNNNNNNNNNNNNNNNNNNNNNNNNNNNNNNNNNNNNNNNNNNNNNNNNNNNNNNNNNNNNNNNNNNNNNNNNNNNNNNNNNNNNNNNNNNNNNNNNNNNNNNNNNNNNNNNNNNNNNNNNNNNNNNNNNNNNNNNNNNNNNNNNNNNNNNNNNNNNNNNNNNNNNNNNNNNNNNNNNNNNNNNNNNNNNNNNNNNNNNNNNNNNNNNNNNNNNNNNNNNNNNNNNNNNNNNNNNNNNNNNNNNNNNNNNNNNNNNNNNNNNNNNNNNNNNNNNNNNNNNNNNNNNNNNNNNNNNNNNNNNNNNNNNNNNNNNNNNNNNNNNNNNNNNNNNNNNNNNNNNNNNNNNNNNNNNNNNNNNNNNNNNNNNNNNNNNNNNNNNNNNNNNNNNNNNNNNNNNNNNNNNNNNNNNNNNNNNNNNNNNNNNNNNNNNNNNNNNNNNNNNNNNNNNNNNNNNNNNNNNNNNNNNNNNNNNNNNNNNNNNNNNNNNNNNNNNNNNNNNNNNNNNNNNNNNNNNNNNNNNNNNNNNNNNNNNNNNNNNNNNNNNNNNNNNNNNNNNNNNNNNNNNNNNNNNNNNNNNNNNNNNNNNNNNNNNNNNNNNNNNNNNNNNNNNNNNNNNNNNNNNNNNNNNNNNNNNNNNNNNNNNNNNNNNNNNNNNNNNNNNNNNNNNNNNNNNNNNNNNNNNNNNNNNNNNNNNNNNNNNNNNNNNNNNNNNNNNNNNNNNNNNNNNNNNNNNNNNNNNNNNNNNNNNNNNNNNNNNNNNNNNNNNNNNNNNNNNNNNNNNNNNNNNNNNNNNNNNNNNNNNNNNNNNNNNNNNNNNNNNNNNNNNNNNNNNNNNNNNNNNNNNNNNNNNNNNNNNNNNNNNNNNNNNNNNNNNNNNNNNNNNNNNNNNNNNNNNNNNNNNNNNNNNNNNNNNNNNNNNNNNNNNNNNNNNNNNNNNNNNNNNNNNNNNNNNNNNNNNNNNNNNNNNNNNNNNNNNNNNNNNNNNNNNNNNNNNNNNNNNNNNNNNNNNNNNNNNNNNNNNNNNNNNNNNNNNNNNNNNNNNNNNNNNNNNNNNNNNNNNNNNNNNNNNNNNNNNNNNNNNNNNNNNNNNNNNNNNNNNNNNNNNNNNNNNNNNNNNNNNNNNNNNNNNNNNNNNNNNNNNNNNNNNNNNNNNNNNNNNNNNNNNNNNNNNNNNNNNNNNNNNNNNNNNNNNNNNNNNNNNNNNNNNNNNNNNNNNNNNNNNNNNNNNNNNNNNNNNNNNNNNNNNNNNNNNNNNNNNNNNNNNNNNNNNNNNNNNNNNNNNNNNNNNNNNNNNNNNNNNNNNNNNNNNNNNNNNNNNNNNNNNNNNNNNNNNNNNNNNNNNNNNNNNNNNNNNNNNNNNNNNNNNNNNNNNNNNNNNNNNNNNNNNNNNNNNNNNNNNNNNNNNNNNNNNNNNNNNNNNNNNNNNNNNNNNNNNNNNNNNNNNNNNNNNNNNNNNNNNNNNNNNNNNNNNNNNNNNNNNNNNNNNNNNNNNNNNNNNNNNNNNNNNNNNNNNNNNNNNNNNNNNNNNNNNNNNNNNNNNNNNNNNNNNNNNNNNNNNNNNNNNNNNNNNNNNNNNNNNNNNNNNNNNNNNNNNNNNNNNNNNNNNNNNNNNNNNNNNNNNNNNNNNNNNNNNNNNNNNNNNNNNNNNNNNNNNNNNNNNNNNNNNNNNNNNNNNNNNNNNNNNNNNNNNNNNNNNNNNNNNNNNNNNNNNNNNNNNNNNNNNNNNNNNNNNNNNNNNNNNNNNNNNNNNNNNNNNNNNNNNNNNNNNNNNNNNNNNNNNNNNNNNNNNNNNNNNNNNNNNNNNNNNNNNNNNNNNNNNNNNNNNNNNNNNNNNNNNNNNNNNNNNNNNNNNNNNNNNNNNNNNNNNNNNNNNNNNNNNNNNNNNNNNNNNNNNNNNNNNNNNNNNNNNNNNNNNNNNNNNNNNNNNNNNNNNNNNNNNNNNNNNNNNNNNNNNNNNNNNNNNNNNNNNNNNNNNNNNNNNNNNNNNNNNNNNNNNNNNNNNNNNNNNNNNNNNNNNNNNNNNNNNNNNNNNNNNNNNNNNNNNNNNNNNNNNNNNNNNNNNNNNNNNNNNNNNNNNNNNNNNNNNNNNNNNNNNNNNNNNNNNNNNNNNNNNNNNNNNNNNNNNNNNNNNNNNNNNNNNNNNNNNNNNNNNNNNNNNNNNNNNNNNNNNNNNNNNNNNNNNNNNNNNNNNNNNNNNNNNNNNNNNNNNNNNNNNNNNNNNNNNNNNNNNNNNNNNNNNNNNNNNNNNNNNNNNNNNNNNNNNNNNNNNNNNNNNNNNNNNNNNNNNNNNNNNNNNNNNNNNNNNNNNNNNNNNNNNNNNNNNNNNNNNNNNNNNNNNNNNNNNNNNNNNNNNNNNNNNNNNNNNNNNNNNNNNNNNNNNNNNNNNNNNNNNNNNNNNNNNNNNNNNNNNNNNNNNNNNNNNNNNNNNNNNNNNNNNNNNNNNNNNNNNNNNNNNNNNNNNNNNNNNNNNNNNNNNNNNNNNNNNNNNNNNNNNNNNNNNNNNgagcagtggctacaacagatcccaggaacaacatcagacatctcagtccagaaatgtgcagttctaggcacagccaagatactgcgcagaaccctcaagctcccaggcctctggtagaggacccgagctcagaggatgaaacaaagatatatatatatatatatatatatatatatatatatgggtaTTTCTTTGTAGTATGTGTAATACATGTGTACGTGTGGAGTCTATTCTgttatgcatgtgtgtttttatgtacgGTATGTGAATGTAAAAGTGTATgcttgtgtatgtgtatgtgtacaTATTAATATATGTAACAATAACACCATTTTAAACAATGGGCTAAATTAtaatttgggggaaaaaagaaagtcaactTATAATTTTGACTACTAAATAGTAAAGAAAGGGTAGAATATTAAAAGGCTTCTGCtccttttgaacatgttaagaTACTTTAGGTTATTATTAAtagtattatttttaattctttatggattcttatgtttaaaaaataccctTTCAAAAACAGACTTGTAAAAGTTCACAAAACACTGCCACTTATGAATGTGCTATTTGAATGTGATTTGTGCACAACACTTCTACATATCTACTTACCAAGTTCTAGATAGGATTGAACTTGTGCAAAATGGCTGCAGGGCATGTGAGTTATTAGCCATTTATGAATGGCTTACTAACATATTCAGTTGTGGACTTCATGGAAAGTAGAGCCCTAAACTGTTGAGACTTAGCTAATGTCTCATTGTAAAACTTTATATTGTTAACAGCAGTAATAAATACTAAACAAAAGTTATACAGAGAAAgtctaattttagttttgttttgcatttcatACAGATAACATCAGGATCCTACAGGCAACATGGCCTCTGAGTaagtaaaaagttattttgctaTTGTTCTGTATCAAACAGCAAGTCTGACAGACGTATTAAATGTGTGACTCTCAAACTGAGTCCTGCTGGTAGAGTGTGGCCTGCCCTCTAAAGGGACTCAAAAGGGGTTTACACTTTATATCATGTAGTCCAACTTCTTAAGACAAGCTGTGGAAACCATCATTTATATGAGCTAGATATTTTTCTAATTCAGTGTTTCTTAAAGTTGTCATTTCTGTTCTTAGAAGACGTGTGAATGGGAGGTGGTTATCTGTGTAGtgatattaaaagaaaaaaaatatttttagttttcttgttttaaatcttaattTTGCCTTGTTTTAGCTCAACCTAGAAAGGTAAATTTCCAGACATGACTACATGGTATGAAAACCAATGTGACCACTATGATGCGTAAAGTCAGATTGAAAGCAAATAATGTTGAGGACTATttggctttatttgttttgcctttttaaatgttgcactAAATAGTGaactttaataaacatgtcAGAAAATAACATGCTGTCATTTACTTATGGAAATGTGCTAAAATCTGCAATgaatttttttagcattttgttagCGTTGTTCAACAGAGATTATGGGtcactcagaagaaaaaaacaaccagtaagaatttttattgttttccagtttGGAAATTAAACTTGTAATATTGAAATTTACTATTGAAATGTTGGGAATGATGTCAAAATAATACCTGATTAGTTTAGTCAGTACAAATGATTACTGAACTCCCAGTGGAGTCATACTTTCACAGCCTCGACATAATGGTCTATCTACACTCAGCACACTTTCTCATAGGAACACAAACATTATACtgttcagaaaacagcaaaaaaattaaacacacaagGTCATGTAAAAGTATAGAGATTTAATATTAcctaatgtagtgttctttcccactgccatgttgtttttgaaaaaaagtagttttataagcctgaaaaacagtttttaaaaataggcaCTTGTTTGCCTTGCCATTAACACTAGCCTAGATGAAGACTTTGCCTTTTTCTCTATGACTATAGTCACGGCTggtaaggtactaactattgataactattagacaaaacatcactttaaagaTTACTAGATCATCTCTTAAAGTACTAAACTTTATACCTAATTGTAAATGCTAAAAAGGATAAAGGAAACCATTACTTAATTATATAAATttggtagcactttataatagCTACACCtcatttagccttatttaatcagtaataaatgattaattaacattgaaaaaagcaataattaagGATGAATAATACATAATTTGCtataaattaatacattttaagacatttattaatgatttatcTATTAAGACTAAGTACTTCCAAAACCCACATATTTGAAGTTTATTCATGCTTTATAGCTCatgaattaactattctatgtactgtgtgtatgtatgtaaatggccatataaatgtactttcacaccatgtgttagacatgtattaatggttagagaatgtttgaattgactATTTACTTATCCTGCAGGGCATTAATAATTAAGACATTTGCTTCTagttaattgtttttgtgaacccttctaaagtgaagactatttatgctttattacgTATTTGTTAATGTcgacaaaacacagaaatcttttttttttttttttgcaggaaaaGATTGTCTGCAAGGCGTAAGCACACCCTTAAGGTAAGAATTTACTATCTAATAAGAATTTATTTTCACTGTATGTTTGATCTGGCACAAAGTGATAACTTTATTTCAATACCCACCTTATTCTTACAACATATGATGAATTGCATTAATTATGGATGCAACTTTTGGCCAATAGGTTTTTCTTTGGTAACAAACCATCTCTCAGCTTGACTGTGGACCAAAGCATGTAGAAACATTACCTGCTACTATGTCAACAAGATAGTTaacttcttcctttcttttcagCTACTGACAACAAACATATGTAGCTACTTTATTAACTCTTTTGTTTTGGATGGTGCTGGTGCACTTCACACGACAGATGGCATCaggaggaaagaacattatgtagAAATGTTGAAGCAAAATCTTAAGACACAAGACTATGAAGAAAAAGCTtgaatactttttgtttttgcacatgaCCCCAGCTCACGTGCAGCCTGAAACAGAGGCtcctaaactttttttttctctttctactttttcctttttttttgtcttacttcTTCTTGAAGTAATCAAGCCTGGATTTTCAGCCACCATGTGGATTATGTagagttttagtgtttttgttcgccatcacacaattttattttttttttggagtgaaCTGTTTACAACTCCCCACAGCCGCAATGTTTACATCAGGGATCAGCCAATTGAACTGAAGCCAGTTGATTTTGCAACAAATACTCACAAAGTTCCTGCAGAACTTTAGCAGGAAGCATACAGAGGATGAGGAGGTAACAAGAAACTATGAAGCTGTGAGACAACTAGAGCTCATTGAAAAAAACGTATACACTATGTCTTTCCTCTGTTGAGACACCTTCTGGCCGCCTTGGTGTGACTTCTGAATGGACTGAGGTGGTGACGGGGGTCTAAGCCAACCCAGCCCTGCTGTTTCTATATCTGTATGTATGTCTATGTCTATATAGGTATATatttctataaatatatatctatatatagataGACAAATAGATAGAGATATATTCAAATACATTGTATTTTGAAAATAGACTGTTAACATATTTCAACACCATCAACGCAAAAGTTGTTTAAGGCTACTTATCTCACACTTATACATGCAACTTTGTGAGTTCCTGAATATTGCAAAATGGGGTAAATGACTATGGAACTGTTGTTTTACGactgcatttttgtctttctcttttaGTAATTTCACAAATATAATAATCAGGGTCACTTTTGTGAATCACACAAAATTACCTTAACTTATCAGGAAGTACATCTGTAATTGATCACTTTATTTGGAGACTGATACTGTGTAAGTGTGAGAGTACACACACTTGCTCTGACaagatgtttatttacatgtgcacACTTACACATATTGCTAAAACGTATTTCTTACTCTGATTCATTAATTAATTCATTAGGACTCtataaaagcttgttttttgtgaatgacatgtttttgactatttttgtatttaattatgATGTACATTAAGATTAATTACATACTGACTTTAAGTGTGACCTGTTCATTTAGaggttccccccccccccttgttCTTTTACACCtttggtttattgtttaaataattactttaaataattacttgtaattttttttagagctgCATGCTGGTGGTGGCAAATAATTTGCTGGAGGCTGAAGCTCAGACAAAGACTACAGAGCGAGAGAAGTTCCTGGCAGAGAAATGTCCTCCCATGGATATACCATACTCCAGAGAAGAACTATTGGTaaatattattgtgtttattttgtgcagGAATtcaaaaatatctgaataaaatagtaaaaaaacaccagtttttttttctaggaacTTTGCAAGAAACTTCATCAGCAAATTAACATCAGTGAAGAGGAAAGATACTGCacagagtttaaattaaacttgGTGCTAGATGAGGTAAGGAACTTTTTTCATGTCAGTGTTCTCTCAGGATTTTGTCAATAGCTAAATAATACCAGTAATGTGAACtgtagttttattaaacaataaataaataaaatggattacCATATTTACTCTACTCTACTAGTTTAGCTAGAACACTGTTTTGCAAGCCACACTAAAAAAATAGACCATGATTCTTAAAAACTGGCTGCACAAAATGTGGCCAAACAGCTCGCAGATCGCAAACACTGACACTTCAACTGAAactttgcctattttctcataAGTCTGAGTGACCAACTAGTCTTAACCCAGTAAGACACTACCTATATGGAATGTAATGCAGTATAACACAGTCTGGGTCTGGATTGACTTGTCATTCAGTCTAGACTCGAGACTTTGAGAATTGCTGAACTAAGTCTTCTGAAGTCATCCAAGTCATcaaactctgtcttctgcatcctctgtcctcactccaactaccaccatgtcctctctaactgcatccatatatctcttCTTtggccttcttcttcttcgtctttttcctggcagctgcatctctaacatccttcaaCCAATActcccactgtccctcctcttcacatccaaaccatctcagtctggcatctctaactttatctcccagttgttCAACCTGCGCTGTATCTCCGATGACCTTATTCCTAAGCCTCCATCCTTGTCATTctcaaggagaacctcaacatcttcagctctgccacttccagttctgtctcctctctttttgtcagtcacactgtctccaaaccatacaacacagctgcttttgttttactgtctctaaacctttcctttaaattttgctggcacccttttgtcacaaatcactcctgaaaatTTTcaccatccactccatccttatggactctcttcttcacctctttaccacactccctgttttcctggacagtcgactcTAAGTACTTATTTAAGTACTTAAAGTCCTGAACCTTTGTGACCTCTATTCCTTGTAGCTTtgctgttccacctgcctccctctcattcacacactaCTCTGTCTTGCTATGACTGACTTTCAAGTCGATACcgccacctctccaagttctcttcctcctgttccttattctcaccacagatcgcattgtcatctgcaaacatcatagtcctcaggtattcctgcctgacctcatctgttagtctgtccatcaccagagcaaacaagaaggggctcagagccgatccttgatgcactcccacctccacattgaatctgtcactcctacagtggacctcaccactgtcctgctgtcctcatacatgtcctgtatcagtctaacatacttctctgccactccagatttccttgAACAACACTACAGCTCCTCCCTTGGCACTATATCATATGCTATTTCtaaatctacaaaaacacaatgaagttctttctgaccctctctgtacttttccatcagcatcctcaaagcaaagttGGCATCTGCTGTGCTCTTTCatggcataaaaccatactgctgctcacagtcATCTCTTGTCTAAGTTtggcttccacaactctcttccagatcttcattgtgtgattgaacaacttaattcccctgcagttgctacaactctgtacatcactaTTGTTCTTAAAAACTGGCACAAGCacacttctccattcctcaggtattttctcactctcaaaaatgcttTTGAATAATCGAGtcaaaaatctcactgccatctctcctaaacattttcatatttcCACTGgaatgtcatcaggtccaactgccttcccttttttgttagaacattaccatttctatctttaaccaGCCTATCCTGCTTCACATTCCTTCCAGCCTGatccctctgtcttgccagaCAATCGAAGTCCTTCTCTCCCAAtatagtgtccagcctcttgtacaactcatcataatccttttgttttgcctttgctacctcctTCTTTGCACCTCCCTATAGTCCTGTCtgctctcttcagtcctctcgctgtcccatttctttctggctaacctcttcctctggctAACTTCCTGCATtgcactattccaccaccaggttttttcatcatttttctctgtccagatgacataataagtaccttcctacctgtctctctaatcactgtggctgtagtagcccagtatctggaagctctttcttactacccagagcctttaacagctcctttctgaactcctcccaACATTCTTTCTTCCCCAGAgtccaccatttggtcctcttctctggcTTTatgcttttccttttcttcaccacaacagtcatcctacacaccaaCGTCCAATGATGTCTGGCCACACTCTCTCCTTCCACAACCTTACAttccacaatctccctcagatTATCTCTTTTACACAGAATCTTGTCTACCTttgtactcctgcctccactcttatatgCCACCCTGTGTTGTACCCTCTTTTAGAAATAGGTATTAACTACAGctatttccatcctcttggaaAACatcaccaccatctgtccttcctgttttctttccttgacaccaaacctgcccatcacttccttgtcttctttgtttccttcaccaacatctccattcagatctgctctgatcacccctctctcctctctgggaatactctctatcactttatcaagatccttccagaaattattttttctcttctacatcacatccaatttgtggagcataaccactgacaacactgaacatcagaccttctacttctactttcagacacatcaccttatctgacactcttttcaccttGACTACATTCCTTGTTAACTCCTCCTTTAGGACCACtcctactccatttctcttcctattcacaccatggtaaaacagcttaaaccgtGTTCCAATGCTGcaagccttgctgcccttccacttgatctcttgcacacataatatATCTACAGCGCCTGTGGTGGTCATTGGTAACCCTCGACTGATCCGGTATGGTGTTGCTTGGATGAATTCCTATGtttattttggcaaaagtgttttacactagctgcccttcctgacacaatcCTTACCATTTACCTGGAACCGGAACAAGAGATGCACTGCCTTGTGCTTCCTCGTGGCTGGTTTGccttaataataattattgttttaaatatattgtaaaacaatatatattgtaaaacaatatatattgtaaaacaaaagcataGTTCTTTATGCCAGAAGgttgtattaaaaaaagcagaagtatAGGGCAGAGATTTTCAACTAGTGGGTCactgacctattttcagtcggTCACAAGCCTTtgccttggaaaaaaaatgtttaaaaaaataaaaaataaataaataaacattctgATTGCGCTATCAGTCTTATCATTAATTAATGAATAAGTAAATGAATAAGTTAAATAAGATATTGTTTGTTATATATTCCGTGGGTGGGTACTTTTTGAAACTTGTTCTCAGTGGTTGaactttttcatttcatgttcGTACATGAAAACACTGTTGAGTGtgttaaaaaagacagaagttaCTAAAGTGcagagttttcattttaattaaaatgcagctaattGAGCATAAAAGGGAATATTTCCCTGTCTAGCATTA is part of the Kryptolebias marmoratus isolate JLee-2015 linkage group LG11, ASM164957v2, whole genome shotgun sequence genome and harbors:
- the LOC108248120 gene encoding troponin I, fast skeletal muscle-like, with amino-acid sequence MASEKRLSARRKHTLKSCMLVVANNLLEAEAQTKTTEREKFLAEKCPPMDIPYSREELLELCKKLHQQINISEEERYCTEFKLNLVLDEVRDLNIKIVDLRGKFKRPRLKKVRMSADAMLKALLGSKHTVNMDLRANLKQVKKEVKEEDKQLRDVGDWRKNIEDKSDRKKMFDS